The proteins below are encoded in one region of Dioscorea cayenensis subsp. rotundata cultivar TDr96_F1 chromosome 18, TDr96_F1_v2_PseudoChromosome.rev07_lg8_w22 25.fasta, whole genome shotgun sequence:
- the LOC120281930 gene encoding zinc-finger homeodomain protein 2-like, with amino-acid sequence MDLDEPEEELAALAKPVAVAGGGGEPTKRSGGSTGKYRECLKNHAVSIGGHAVDGCGEFMPAGDDGSVEAFRCAACGCHRNFHRKDSPGSIAGDDPSPFSPYYRTTPAGYLHHHHHHHLPPPRPLALPSTSQEEGTNPMAGGGGGGGGGASSSGKKRFRTKFTVEQKEKMLAFAERLGWRIQKHDEAAVQEFCNETSVKRHVLKVWMHNNKHTLGKKP; translated from the coding sequence ATGGACTTGGACGAGCCGGAGGAGGAGCTAGCAGCGCTAGCCAAGCCAGTGGCGGTGgccggaggaggaggagaaccAACAAAGAGATCCGGCGGAAGCACCGGAAAGTACAGAGAGTGCTTAAAGAACCATGCTGTCAGCATCGGAGGTCATGCCGTTGACGGTTGCGGTGAGTTCATGCCTGCCGGTGACGACGGCTCCGTTGAAGCCTTTCGCTGCGCCGCCTGTGGTTGCCACCGTAACTTCCACCGCAAAGATTCCCCCGGTTCCATCGCCGGTGATGATCCTTCCCCTTTCTCACCTTATTACCGCACTACTCCTGCCGGTTatctccaccaccatcaccaccaccaccttcctcctcctcgtcctcttgCACTTCCTTCTACTTCTCAAGAAGAAGGAACTAACCCCAtggctggtggtggtggtggtggtggtggtggtgcttcCTCTTCCGGCAAGAAAAGGTTCAGAACTAAGTTCACAGTGGAGCAGAAGGAGAAGATGCTGGCTTTTGCTGAGAGGCTTGGATGGCGCATTCAGAAGCATGATGAAGCTGCTGTTCAAGAGTTCTGCAACGAGACCTCTGTTAAACGCCATGTTCTCAAGGTCTGGATGCACAACAACAAGCACACTCTCGGAAAAAAACCCTAG
- the LOC120282132 gene encoding protein SCAI isoform X1 — MADGSDGGGGGGGASPEEALHKYRELLGSAERKFARVRDLPPYSRGPHLVHYHRKVFRAYTMLWRFQQERRRELVEAGFRRPEIGEIASRIGQLYYSQYLRTSEARFLLESYVFYEAILSRGYFQSGGGRKGFASDVGLRFKELRFHARFLIVAMLLNRGEVVRNLVERFKSLVVDSRVSFPGTNFKEWKQMLQEIVRFLKADTSFANPRPLRYNVLFDSHPSSVPYITRLQAKARRVLALQEALLMTYHRNEVKFTELTIDTFRMLQCLEWEPSGSFYQPHTDEPSDNSNFSDQNGVSGLIDINLAADMTDPNLPPNPRKAILYRPTVSHLISVLAMICEDLSLDRILLIYISASGRSDQNTAYLKDKPGTSLDSLKLTTSSEVSCKQNGLLRRTMLSDGQNSNNCYGSCLSFGSRGSRGLDNLYPDDLIPFTRIPLFMIIDSDNSQAFKSIHGAERGEPAALLLSPHRPLWLSSSDGTPSGSQFTFFLTAPLQAFCQLTGLADLDADVYKNADSLISSALSEWEVILCTSVSLDQVWSQVLPDPLLRRLIVRFIFCRTVLSLFSVPGKSKDCLPECLPNLPESVSPDSSETQSHILRLAESLEVIHHFNFLDSLR, encoded by the exons ATGGCCGACGGCTCCGatggcggcggcggcggaggcGGAGCCTCGCCGGAGGAGGCTCTACACAAGTACCGGGAACTCCTCGGTAGCGCTGAGAGGAAGTTTGCGCGCGTGCGCGACCTCCCACCCTACTCTCGTGGCCCGCATCTTGTGCACTACCATCGCAAGGTCTTCCGAGCATACACGATGCTCTGGAGATTCCAGCAAGAGCGCCGGAGGGAGCTTGTTGAGGCTGGCTTCCGCCGGCCGGAGATCGGCGAGATCGCGTCCCGGATCGGTCAGCTGTATTATTCGCAGTACCTCCGCACCAGCGAGGCTCGGTTTCTTCTCGAGAGCTATGTTTTCTATGAAGCAATACTCAGTAGGGGGTACTTCCAGAGTGGGGGAGGGCGCAAGGGTTTTGCTTCGGACGTGGGATTGAGATTCAAGGAGTTGAGGTTTCACGCTAGGTTTTTGATTGTTGCTATGCTTTTGAATCGCGGGGAGGTTGTGAGGAATCTCGTGGAACGGTTCAAGTCTCTCGTGGTGGATTCTAGGGTTTCGTTTCCT GGGACCAATTTTAAAGAATGGAAGCAAATGCTGCAAGAAATTGTCCGGTTCTTGAAAGCTGACACAAGTTTTGCGAATCCAAGGCCTTTGAGATACAATGTTTTGTTTGATTCCCATCCATCATCTGTGCCATATATTACACGTCTTCAAGCAAAAGCAAGGAGAGTGTTGGCACTGCAGGAAGCATTGTTAATGACTTACCATCGAAATGAG GTCAAGTTCACAGAGCTTACTATAGACACTTTCAGAATGTTGCAATGTTTGGAGTGGGAGCCAAGCGGATCATTTTATCAGCCACATACAGATGAACCAAGTGATAACAGCAATTTCAGTGATCAGAATGGGGTATCAGGATTAATTGATATAAATCTTGCAGCAGATATGACCGATCCAAATCTGCCTCCAAATCCACGGAAAGCTATTCTTTATCGTCCTACTGTTTCACACTTGATTTCG GTACTCGCAATGATTTGTGAAGATCTTTCTTTGGATAGGATATTGCTAATTTACATCTCAGCTTCAG GGAGATCTGACCAGAATACTGCCTATTTGAAAGATAAGCCAGGGACATCTTTGGACTCATTGAAGCTAACTACTTCTTCTGAGGTCTCTTGTAAACAAAATGGCTTATTGAGACGAACTATGTTATCCGATGGACAGAATTCTAATAATTGTTATGGAAGTTGTCTATCTTTTGGTTCTCGAGGTAGTCGag GTCTGGACAATCTATACCCTGATGACCTAATTCCATTCACAAGAATCCCACTTTTCATGATTATTGATAGTGATAATAGCCAAGCATTCAAG TCCATTCATGGTGCGGAGAGGGGAGAACCTGCCGCTTTGCTTCTTTCCCCTCATAGGCCGTTGTGGCTATCTTCTAGTGATGGGACACCTAGCGGAAGTCAGTTTACATTCTTCCTAACTGCTCCATTACAAGCTTTCTGCCAGTTAACTGGCCTTGCAGATCTTGATGCT GATGTGTATAAGAACGCAGATTCTCTTATTTCTTCTGCCTTATCTGAATGGGAAGTAATACTCTGCACATCAGTTTCTCTGGATCAGGTCTGGTCTCAAGTATTACCTGACCCCCTTCTACGACGGCTTATAGTTAG GTTTATATTCTGCAGGACTGTGCTATCTCTCTTTTCGGTCCCTGGAAAAAGCAAAGACTGCTTACCCGAATGTCTGCCTAACCTTCCCGAATCAGTCTCACCAGATTCCTCAGAAACACAGTCCCATATACTCCGACTCGCAGAAAGCCTTGAGGTCATCCATCATTTTAACTTCCTTGATTCTCTCAGATAG
- the LOC120282132 gene encoding protein SCAI isoform X2, whose protein sequence is MADGSDGGGGGGGASPEEALHKYRELLGSAERKFARVRDLPPYSRGPHLVHYHRKVFRAYTMLWRFQQERRRELVEAGFRRPEIGEIASRIGQLYYSQYLRTSEARFLLESYVFYEAILSRGYFQSGGGRKGFASDVGLRFKELRFHARFLIVAMLLNRGEVVRNLVERFKSLVVDSRVSFPGTNFKEWKQMLQEIVRFLKADTSFANPRPLRYNVLFDSHPSSVPYITRLQAKARRVLALQEALLMTYHRNEVKFTELTIDTFRMLQCLEWEPSGSFYQPHTDEPSDNSNFSDQNGVSGLIDINLAADMTDPNLPPNPRKAILYRPTVSHLISVLAMICEDLSLDRILLIYISASGRSDQNTAYLKDKPGTSLDSLKLTTSSEVSCKQNGLLRRTMLSDGQNSNNCYGSCLSFGSRGSRGLDNLYPDDLIPFTRIPLFMIIDSDNSQAFKAGALLVVHVVL, encoded by the exons ATGGCCGACGGCTCCGatggcggcggcggcggaggcGGAGCCTCGCCGGAGGAGGCTCTACACAAGTACCGGGAACTCCTCGGTAGCGCTGAGAGGAAGTTTGCGCGCGTGCGCGACCTCCCACCCTACTCTCGTGGCCCGCATCTTGTGCACTACCATCGCAAGGTCTTCCGAGCATACACGATGCTCTGGAGATTCCAGCAAGAGCGCCGGAGGGAGCTTGTTGAGGCTGGCTTCCGCCGGCCGGAGATCGGCGAGATCGCGTCCCGGATCGGTCAGCTGTATTATTCGCAGTACCTCCGCACCAGCGAGGCTCGGTTTCTTCTCGAGAGCTATGTTTTCTATGAAGCAATACTCAGTAGGGGGTACTTCCAGAGTGGGGGAGGGCGCAAGGGTTTTGCTTCGGACGTGGGATTGAGATTCAAGGAGTTGAGGTTTCACGCTAGGTTTTTGATTGTTGCTATGCTTTTGAATCGCGGGGAGGTTGTGAGGAATCTCGTGGAACGGTTCAAGTCTCTCGTGGTGGATTCTAGGGTTTCGTTTCCT GGGACCAATTTTAAAGAATGGAAGCAAATGCTGCAAGAAATTGTCCGGTTCTTGAAAGCTGACACAAGTTTTGCGAATCCAAGGCCTTTGAGATACAATGTTTTGTTTGATTCCCATCCATCATCTGTGCCATATATTACACGTCTTCAAGCAAAAGCAAGGAGAGTGTTGGCACTGCAGGAAGCATTGTTAATGACTTACCATCGAAATGAG GTCAAGTTCACAGAGCTTACTATAGACACTTTCAGAATGTTGCAATGTTTGGAGTGGGAGCCAAGCGGATCATTTTATCAGCCACATACAGATGAACCAAGTGATAACAGCAATTTCAGTGATCAGAATGGGGTATCAGGATTAATTGATATAAATCTTGCAGCAGATATGACCGATCCAAATCTGCCTCCAAATCCACGGAAAGCTATTCTTTATCGTCCTACTGTTTCACACTTGATTTCG GTACTCGCAATGATTTGTGAAGATCTTTCTTTGGATAGGATATTGCTAATTTACATCTCAGCTTCAG GGAGATCTGACCAGAATACTGCCTATTTGAAAGATAAGCCAGGGACATCTTTGGACTCATTGAAGCTAACTACTTCTTCTGAGGTCTCTTGTAAACAAAATGGCTTATTGAGACGAACTATGTTATCCGATGGACAGAATTCTAATAATTGTTATGGAAGTTGTCTATCTTTTGGTTCTCGAGGTAGTCGag GTCTGGACAATCTATACCCTGATGACCTAATTCCATTCACAAGAATCCCACTTTTCATGATTATTGATAGTGATAATAGCCAAGCATTCAAGGCAG GTGCACTTCTTGTTGTACATGTGGTTTTATGA